The stretch of DNA CGTGCTTCTCCGGAGCATGTCTTTCATGGCATCAGCTTGGTAGAGGGCAGGATATTCCCTTCCGAGCTTGTTGAACCTGAGGCAGGCGCTCATGTGCTCCTTCAAGGCCCCTTCAAGGCCATTCTCATCCCTTTTCTCCCTCTCCTCCTTCACCGCCTCTGAGCAGAGACCGCATATCCACTTCCCAAAGAACTTCTCCCTCACCCTCTCTATGTACTCCATCGTGCACTCCTCCCTCATCCCGCAGCACTCGCACTTTGCCTTCTCCACCTCCACTATCGTCCCGagtcctttctcttcttctctgtggaAATTCAACGATATGTCTGACAGGGTCCTATGTACTGACCCTTTCGCTAGCTTtggtggcggcggcggcggcttCTCTAAGCTTCCGCTCACGCTCTTCCTTCTCCCGTTTGGTGCCATCCAATCTTCTAATATTTCTGTTATCTAGAGCATCTGCTCTAAGTTTTGGTATTTATAAGCGGTGCGGTCAGGTTAATATATTCATTTGTGTGGTCAGCATTGCCATCACACGTACGTGCTCATGCAATAGCGAcctctttatttactttttctcaACAACACTAATTAATGAAGCCACCAATTCACGTGCTACAGTGCAACTGGCAACTAGCCTTTTCTAGTTAAAGTATACTATGCATATATGCATATAGCTCTCTATATTGAGTTCATATATGGGATCTAAATAGGGATAaacacattattaatttatacacaTATGTTGTATTTGAGCCAAAAGTGAAGATACAAAGTTGCAAACAATTAAGTACCAGAAGCAAGCGCTCAAGAATTGTGTGGAGGTAGGTAAAAGGAACTATATGGATCCCCAAGACAATGATAGGTCACGTGTGTGTGAGTTTTGTTTAACCACACATAAAAGAGAAGAACGACATGGACTTGAGGGAGACCACTCATAATGAAGTTAACAGTTGAAACTTGTAAATATTATCAATcccaacaacaaaaatagaaagaaaagaaaaaagatacgGGTTGTTTTCAACTCACTTTTTGCGATACCTTGGAAAGTGGGAGGATGCTCACGTGCATACATATCTTGTATATTATACGTAGTTAATTCCAAAGAAGtctatattttctattattgttGTTTACATTGCATGCGTTATCAATTATACTAACATACATACAACCAGGTCTCACCCTGGCCTTCGATCATCGAGATATCGATAAGGAATTGCAAAACACCATCTCAGCCAAAAAGACCCAAAAACACTTTGAATGATTTAAATAAGgatttgctgtttttttttcttcttttctttgggaTATAAATAGGGATAAACACTTGAGTGACACTCGAGAAATCGtttaaaaatcttgattttatttggtttttgttaagTTTACATGATCTAGGTTGAACTTTTTTGGTAAAATCTAAACATTccattttaaatgatatacatcCCTATATGGGAAAATAATAATCCGCCCGTGCATAGTTAGGCTTGAAGGTAGAATACTTTGAAGGTGGTAATGTGCTCGCACCACCTAATCTCGGGTCACCTAAAGTAATACTATTGATTAAAGTAGTGAAGTGGACTGGGGCAGGAATTAGTAACcgaatgaataacaaagttacaTAACATTGATACCAcggaaaaaaaatgttacaaaacaGGGTGGAGAAGGGTGAAGGGTCCAATATCATTATCTGGATATAGATAGTGGGCTTTTAAATTGAATGAGTAGGCCATGCATTACAGGGTAAAAGGCCAAGAGGAGCTGGGCACTTGTTTTTAGtttccaaagaaaaataaaaataaaaaaagcaacgACAAGtacgatatatatatgatcaagaaAGTAAGAAAGGGAAGAGGAGTGTGAGAAAGAGAGCAAAGAGGAGCTGTTGGGCGAAGGAAatggtcatcttcttcttcttattggcAATTCCTGTGCTGTTGATGCTGCGGTGGAGAGTGTTACTAGTGTAGAGAAAGGATAGAGAAATGAGAAAGTGGTGATCATGATGAAGATCCGATGATTTGTAAAGAAGGGGCCTCCCAACAACACCTTTGAATTTGCCGGTCCAGCCTTCATCTCCGAGCGTTACAACCACCGCATCGGGACGAGGGAAGAAGGAGACCCAACCTCTCTTGGAATAGAGGTGGAACTCTGCATGGCAGAAGTTGAGACATAGAGAATGTCTTTCGTCATACCCTCTTATCAGCATCCTTATG from Camelina sativa cultivar DH55 chromosome 9, Cs, whole genome shotgun sequence encodes:
- the LOC104714408 gene encoding uncharacterized protein LOC104714408; the protein is MAPNGRRKSVSGSLEKPPPPPPKLAKGSVHRTLSDISLNFHREEEKGLGTIVEVEKAKCECCGMREECTMEYIERVREKFFGKWICGLCSEAVKEEREKRDENGLEGALKEHMSACLRFNKLGREYPALYQADAMKDMLRRSTRGQSISHKPTLQKKPAISRTSSCIPAITRDLN